One Prevotella intermedia ATCC 25611 = DSM 20706 DNA window includes the following coding sequences:
- the recG gene encoding ATP-dependent DNA helicase RecG yields MDILQQDIMYLTGVGPRRREILKKELGICTYRDLLEYYPYKYVDRTKVYHISELVPDMPFVQIKGHILSFEEFDMGRRKKRIVAHFTDGHGVCDLVWFNGTQYIYKNYFIGKEYVVFGKPTLYNQRFQFTHPDIDDASELQLNNMGMQPFYTTTEKMKKSGMTSHAVEKLTKTLIEKLATPLPETLPDFITQRLHLISRDEAMRKIHYPKSVEDTQQAQLRLKFEELFYVQLNILRYASDHRRKYRGYNFKTVGTQFNWFYSHNLPFELTNAQKRVMKEIRADMGNGQQMNRLLQGDVGSGKTLVALMSMLIAVDNGFQACLMAPTEILAEQHLQTLKDLLWGMNIRIELLTGIVKGKKRKEVMDGLIDGSIHIAVGTHAIIEDKVQFNNLGLAVIDEQHRFGVAQRAKLWSKNENPPHILVMTATPIPRTLAMTIYGDLDVSVIDELPPGRKPIQTIHKFDTQTTSLYDGIRKQINLGRQVYIVFPLIKESEKIDLKNLESGYEALKEVFPEYKMSKIHGKMKDKEKEAEMKLFVEGQTQILVATTVIEVGVNVPNASVMVILDAQRFGLSQLHQLRGRVGRGAEQSYCILVTSQKLTTETRKRIDIMCDTNDGFEIAEADLKLRGPGDLEGTQQSGIAFDLKIADIARDGQLVQLARDEAKKIIDNDPTCSKSEYNLLWNRLKELRKANINWAAIS; encoded by the coding sequence CACAAAGGTTTACCACATCTCGGAGCTTGTTCCCGACATGCCATTTGTGCAAATCAAGGGGCATATACTTAGCTTTGAAGAGTTCGACATGGGGCGACGGAAGAAGCGTATCGTCGCTCATTTCACCGATGGGCACGGCGTTTGCGACCTCGTTTGGTTCAACGGAACGCAATATATCTACAAGAACTATTTCATAGGCAAGGAGTATGTGGTGTTTGGAAAGCCCACTTTGTACAACCAACGCTTTCAATTCACACACCCGGACATAGATGACGCTTCGGAATTGCAGCTCAACAATATGGGTATGCAGCCGTTTTACACGACCACCGAAAAAATGAAGAAGTCGGGAATGACATCGCACGCCGTCGAAAAACTCACGAAAACGCTTATCGAAAAGTTGGCAACGCCATTACCAGAAACCCTACCCGACTTCATTACACAACGCCTGCACCTTATCTCCCGCGACGAGGCGATGCGCAAAATCCACTATCCCAAATCGGTGGAAGATACGCAGCAAGCACAGCTTCGCCTAAAGTTTGAAGAGCTTTTCTACGTTCAGCTGAATATATTAAGGTATGCCAGCGACCACCGTCGTAAGTATCGTGGCTACAATTTCAAAACCGTTGGCACACAGTTCAACTGGTTCTACTCGCACAACCTGCCCTTCGAACTTACCAATGCACAAAAGCGGGTGATGAAAGAAATACGTGCCGATATGGGAAACGGTCAGCAAATGAACCGTCTTTTGCAAGGCGATGTAGGGTCGGGAAAGACCCTTGTTGCGCTTATGTCTATGCTCATAGCCGTCGATAATGGTTTTCAGGCTTGCCTGATGGCACCCACCGAAATACTTGCCGAACAGCATTTACAGACCCTAAAAGACCTCTTATGGGGTATGAACATACGCATAGAGTTGCTCACAGGCATCGTAAAGGGCAAGAAGCGCAAGGAAGTAATGGACGGACTCATCGACGGTTCCATTCACATTGCTGTGGGAACGCACGCCATTATAGAAGATAAGGTGCAGTTCAACAACCTCGGCTTGGCTGTCATCGACGAGCAACACCGCTTCGGTGTGGCACAACGTGCAAAGCTGTGGAGCAAGAACGAGAACCCACCGCACATACTTGTAATGACTGCCACCCCCATTCCGCGCACCTTGGCAATGACCATATACGGCGACTTAGATGTGAGCGTGATAGACGAACTGCCTCCTGGACGCAAGCCGATACAAACCATTCACAAGTTCGACACGCAGACAACGAGCCTTTACGACGGCATTCGCAAGCAGATAAACTTAGGCAGACAGGTCTACATTGTGTTTCCTTTGATAAAGGAAAGCGAAAAGATAGACCTTAAAAACCTTGAAAGCGGCTACGAGGCACTGAAGGAAGTCTTTCCCGAATATAAGATGAGCAAGATTCACGGCAAGATGAAAGACAAGGAAAAGGAAGCCGAAATGAAACTCTTTGTGGAAGGACAGACGCAGATACTCGTTGCCACCACCGTAATAGAAGTAGGTGTAAACGTGCCCAATGCCAGCGTAATGGTAATCTTAGATGCGCAACGCTTTGGCTTGTCGCAGCTCCACCAGCTGCGTGGCAGAGTGGGTAGAGGTGCCGAACAAAGCTATTGCATATTGGTTACGAGCCAAAAACTAACCACCGAAACGCGCAAGCGCATCGACATAATGTGCGATACGAACGACGGATTCGAGATTGCCGAAGCCGACTTGAAGCTCCGCGGCCCTGGCGACCTTGAAGGAACACAGCAGAGCGGAATAGCTTTCGACTTGAAAATTGCCGATATAGCCCGCGACGGACAGTTGGTACAGCTTGCCCGCGACGAGGCTAAGAAGATAATAGACAACGACCCAACCTGCTCAAAAAGTGAATATAACTTACTATGGAACAGGCTGAAAGAGTTAAGAAAAGCTAATATCAACTGGGCTGCTATTTCGTAA